A DNA window from Altererythrobacter sp. B11 contains the following coding sequences:
- a CDS encoding TraU family protein produces the protein MIGRLPVFVAGLIIGLVMTLAWPSQAHASKCEAGTVFNPITKVRWTCIFPITVGGIRVGSFDKLDKALDAQSASKPLCACRKGIQFWFGVKVSYWSPNRMVDVVTEPGCMMALGADLLPTGGKLQGSQSSISDGTNTRKMFAQMHYYISPVWAMLDMFTDLPCLENDGFDVAMITEVLPTWQSGTLGAIIQPEGILFGNPAAGLACMGDSAAAAAGKVIDPLFWCMGSWGATYPIAGDIHFDDSVEAWAGLAARGVFMMGRLGALTISSSDGCSFIPQPVWTKSRYKLQIMEPVKGGKCVNIGRPGSLWSSAKHAPGKDNAQFMLFEKVICCAGIPVP, from the coding sequence ATGATCGGACGTCTGCCTGTCTTCGTCGCTGGCCTGATCATCGGGCTTGTCATGACGCTTGCCTGGCCAAGCCAGGCCCATGCCTCCAAATGCGAGGCTGGCACGGTCTTCAATCCGATCACCAAAGTGCGCTGGACCTGCATCTTTCCGATCACGGTCGGGGGCATTCGCGTCGGCAGCTTCGACAAGCTCGACAAGGCGCTCGACGCGCAATCGGCCTCCAAGCCCTTGTGCGCCTGTCGCAAGGGCATCCAGTTCTGGTTCGGGGTCAAGGTTTCCTACTGGTCGCCGAACCGAATGGTGGATGTCGTGACCGAACCCGGTTGCATGATGGCCCTGGGTGCCGATCTGCTGCCGACAGGCGGCAAGCTGCAAGGCAGCCAATCGTCGATCTCGGACGGCACCAACACGCGCAAGATGTTCGCACAGATGCACTATTACATCTCGCCGGTCTGGGCGATGCTCGACATGTTCACCGACCTGCCCTGCCTCGAGAATGACGGCTTCGATGTCGCCATGATCACCGAGGTATTGCCCACCTGGCAGTCGGGGACGTTAGGCGCGATCATCCAGCCCGAGGGCATATTGTTCGGCAACCCTGCCGCCGGCCTTGCCTGCATGGGCGACAGCGCCGCGGCGGCCGCAGGCAAGGTCATCGATCCACTCTTCTGGTGCATGGGGAGCTGGGGCGCCACCTATCCGATCGCCGGCGACATCCATTTCGACGACAGCGTCGAGGCCTGGGCGGGACTCGCAGCACGCGGGGTCTTCATGATGGGGCGCCTGGGCGCGCTCACCATCAGCTCGTCGGATGGTTGCTCCTTCATCCCCCAGCCCGTCTGGACCAAGAGCCGTTACAAGCTTCAGATCATGGAGCCTGTGAAGGGCGGCAAGTGCGTGAATATTGGTCGGCCGGGTTCACTCTGGTCCTCGGCCAAGCACGCGCCGGGCAAAGACAATGCCCAATTCATGCTCTTCGAAAAGGTGATCTGCTGCGCCGGGATACCGGTGCCATGA
- a CDS encoding conjugal transfer protein TraF: MSIQSDSPHRRLSIIGLTLAALFALPPSVSAQGASATVPSRQGYWWYEAPKPKPEDSAEPDALVKPVIPPMAELATWTPPKIRKLIEEQRDYAATVLTVDAVADFWRLQDFARRKARAFAGVTQIAMLQYPELNSKSANPMVGDARSEMSAEKDAIRRSYLRAHASEFALVMFSRSTCGYCRVQWPIIQRFQEEMGWQVTLMDIDKRPDVSARFGVEVTPTTMIIRRGSQQRMIIASGVEAYPNLAQMAYQAVRLLRGDIRPEQFMTGPGEDAGFFDALGNGPVSATDPRALDGDLVDASIGRKP, encoded by the coding sequence ATGTCAATACAAAGTGACAGCCCGCATCGTCGACTTTCCATCATCGGCCTCACCCTCGCGGCGCTCTTTGCGCTTCCGCCATCGGTCAGTGCGCAAGGCGCTTCGGCTACCGTCCCATCCAGGCAAGGTTATTGGTGGTATGAGGCGCCCAAGCCAAAGCCTGAGGACAGCGCCGAGCCGGACGCATTGGTCAAGCCCGTCATACCACCGATGGCGGAACTGGCGACCTGGACTCCGCCGAAGATCCGCAAGCTCATCGAGGAGCAGCGCGACTATGCCGCGACGGTGCTGACGGTCGACGCGGTCGCCGATTTCTGGCGGCTTCAGGATTTCGCACGGCGCAAGGCACGCGCGTTCGCGGGTGTGACGCAGATCGCAATGCTGCAATATCCCGAACTCAACTCGAAGTCGGCCAACCCGATGGTCGGTGATGCCCGGTCAGAGATGTCGGCGGAGAAGGACGCCATTCGCCGATCCTATCTGCGCGCCCATGCGAGCGAGTTCGCTCTCGTCATGTTCTCGCGTTCAACCTGCGGATATTGTCGGGTCCAGTGGCCGATCATCCAGCGATTCCAGGAGGAAATGGGCTGGCAGGTCACGCTCATGGATATCGACAAGCGGCCTGATGTCAGCGCGCGGTTCGGAGTCGAGGTCACGCCGACGACCATGATCATCCGGCGCGGCAGCCAGCAACGCATGATCATAGCCTCTGGCGTCGAGGCATATCCCAACCTCGCACAGATGGCCTATCAGGCGGTGCGCTTGCTGCGCGGCGATATCCGGCCCGAGCAGTTCATGACAGGACCGGGCGAAGATGCCGGCTTCTTCGATGCACTCGGCAACGGCCCGGTGTCCGCAACCGATCCCCGTGCTCTCGACGGCGATCTGGTAGACGCTTCCATTGGACGGAAGCCGTGA
- a CDS encoding type-F conjugative transfer system pilin assembly protein TrbC, producing the protein MRISKRSIHKLGLLALIGAATAALGQDATHGADQGDARQAAADQGQASMDRLESAVARGKQAVGQPPDLRLPRTDNPADRRRAFEGLRGRAPMPEMDARARAAQARGEVSLAAERERQAKALRQALGLEPAEEQVLAKAAPAVTAKGWVPVLFVSSSMPISTLRNYAVQLERVHGVMAFRGVPGGLRKMGPMAKLTAQILRLDPGCEGPNCVMRNVQLIIDPIVFRQHGIVQVPALAMVPGDPTQAYCERDDDSPRSAHVVFGDSALSGMLDEYARLGGKEEVSHAQALLANR; encoded by the coding sequence ATGCGTATCTCAAAGCGGTCAATCCATAAACTCGGCCTCCTTGCGCTGATAGGCGCTGCAACCGCCGCGCTCGGACAGGATGCCACGCATGGCGCCGATCAAGGCGATGCCAGGCAAGCCGCCGCCGATCAGGGCCAGGCCAGCATGGACCGGCTCGAAAGCGCCGTCGCCCGTGGGAAGCAAGCTGTGGGGCAACCGCCCGATCTGAGGCTTCCGCGTACCGATAACCCTGCCGACCGCAGGCGGGCCTTCGAAGGTCTTAGGGGCCGCGCGCCTATGCCAGAAATGGATGCGCGCGCCCGCGCTGCGCAGGCGCGCGGAGAAGTAAGCCTTGCAGCCGAGCGGGAACGACAAGCCAAGGCATTGCGCCAGGCGTTGGGGCTGGAACCTGCCGAAGAACAAGTGCTCGCCAAGGCCGCCCCTGCGGTGACCGCCAAGGGTTGGGTACCGGTCCTGTTCGTCTCCTCCTCGATGCCAATCTCGACGCTGCGCAACTATGCGGTCCAGCTCGAGCGGGTGCACGGGGTGATGGCGTTTCGCGGCGTGCCGGGAGGTCTTCGGAAGATGGGCCCGATGGCGAAGCTGACGGCCCAGATCCTGCGTCTCGATCCGGGCTGTGAGGGGCCGAACTGCGTCATGCGCAATGTCCAGCTCATCATCGACCCCATCGTGTTCCGGCAGCACGGGATCGTCCAGGTCCCCGCGCTCGCGATGGTGCCAGGCGATCCGACCCAGGCTTATTGCGAACGCGACGATGACAGCCCTCGTTCAGCCCATGTCGTGTTCGGCGACAGCGCGCTCTCCGGAATGCTCGACGAATATGCCCGCCTGGGCGGGAAAGAGGAGGTAAGCCATGCTCAGGCTCTTCTGGCTAATCGTTAG
- a CDS encoding S26 family signal peptidase, translating into MLRLFWLIVRWITGLWPRLRSLPRKAAVTLGAPGPDQPARPERLWHAMLVVLPLALFAAVLMPQVTLVMSPSIEAYAVRKSPGPIIRGDYVMFTLHHAIAGPKPVSVTKHALCLPGDRLTMFETPSPLKPSSWDGHYYCNGQLLGVSLPLAHNGMELSHMKWSGIIPAGMAYVGSTHPRGFDSRYFGLLPITSLIRMERIL; encoded by the coding sequence ATGCTCAGGCTCTTCTGGCTAATCGTTAGGTGGATCACCGGTCTGTGGCCACGCTTGCGCAGCCTGCCGCGCAAGGCGGCGGTGACGCTCGGCGCTCCCGGCCCCGATCAGCCCGCGCGGCCGGAACGACTCTGGCACGCCATGCTGGTAGTTCTGCCCCTTGCGCTGTTCGCCGCAGTCCTGATGCCGCAAGTCACCTTGGTCATGTCCCCGTCGATCGAGGCCTATGCCGTGCGCAAGAGCCCCGGGCCGATCATCCGTGGTGATTATGTGATGTTCACGCTGCATCACGCGATTGCGGGTCCAAAGCCGGTATCGGTCACCAAGCATGCGCTCTGCCTGCCCGGCGACCGGCTTACAATGTTCGAGACGCCCTCCCCACTCAAGCCGAGCAGCTGGGACGGTCACTATTACTGCAATGGCCAGCTTCTGGGTGTGAGCCTTCCACTGGCCCATAACGGGATGGAACTCAGCCATATGAAATGGAGCGGCATCATCCCCGCCGGGATGGCCTATGTCGGATCGACGCATCCCAGGGGGTTCGACAGTCGCTATTTCGGGCTGTTGCCGATCACGAGTCTCATTCGCATGGAGCGCATCCTGTGA
- the traN gene encoding conjugal transfer protein TraN, translating into MIGSSLHRQWRFDPRGAALALVLGLGVALACPSAANAQQICAADLNNNGDAADEGEQASCLATNSGAWLCPIQEVDCVADAMGQYSCPVGPQYACLVKSTGGAPSCSPNQCADLATNPVVEEPPMDDPGTEPNGGIDADGNCMGTIEIFSGRGVRCRPAGLSTTFANCCKDKGKIVKDGMGSSISSIGTKIAVAKGVFTGMKAAYTAFKAGATASQAASSGANALIVGLDPTSIAISLAINFMIDFLFSGCDQQDMETAMLRSSGMCHEIGSYCTSSFLGICLQKARGHCCFNTKLGRIIQEQGRPQLKAFNGNLWGTAKKPMCRGFTPEEFQALDFSKIDLSEYYADIEARAQSDIQIDMGERVNAYLKAVNP; encoded by the coding sequence ATGATCGGTTCTTCCCTCCACAGGCAATGGCGTTTCGATCCGCGCGGTGCCGCGCTGGCGCTGGTGCTCGGCCTGGGAGTTGCCCTCGCCTGCCCGAGTGCCGCCAATGCGCAGCAGATCTGCGCCGCCGATCTCAACAATAATGGTGATGCGGCCGACGAAGGGGAGCAGGCAAGCTGCCTCGCGACCAACAGCGGAGCATGGCTCTGTCCGATCCAGGAGGTCGATTGCGTCGCCGATGCCATGGGCCAGTATAGCTGCCCGGTGGGTCCGCAATATGCCTGCCTCGTCAAGAGCACCGGTGGGGCGCCATCCTGTTCGCCCAATCAGTGCGCCGATCTCGCGACCAATCCGGTCGTCGAGGAACCGCCGATGGACGATCCGGGCACCGAGCCCAACGGCGGCATCGATGCCGACGGCAATTGCATGGGGACCATCGAGATATTCTCGGGCCGCGGCGTGCGCTGCCGGCCTGCCGGGCTTTCGACCACCTTCGCCAATTGCTGCAAAGACAAGGGCAAGATCGTGAAAGATGGGATGGGATCGTCCATCTCGTCAATCGGCACCAAGATCGCGGTGGCCAAGGGCGTGTTCACCGGCATGAAGGCCGCCTACACAGCGTTCAAGGCCGGGGCGACAGCAAGTCAGGCGGCGAGTTCTGGCGCCAACGCTTTGATCGTGGGACTTGACCCGACTTCAATCGCGATCAGCCTCGCGATCAATTTCATGATCGATTTCCTGTTCTCCGGCTGCGACCAGCAGGACATGGAAACCGCGATGCTCCGGTCGTCGGGCATGTGCCACGAGATCGGCAGCTATTGCACGTCGAGCTTCCTCGGCATCTGCCTCCAGAAGGCGCGTGGGCATTGCTGCTTCAACACAAAGCTCGGGCGCATCATCCAGGAACAGGGCCGTCCCCAGCTCAAGGCGTTCAACGGCAACCTCTGGGGGACGGCAAAGAAGCCGATGTGCCGCGGCTTCACGCCGGAGGAGTTCCAGGCGCTCGACTTCAGCAAGATCGACCTCTCCGAATATTATGCGGACATCGAGGCCCGCGCCCAATCCGACATCCAGATAGACATGGGGGAGCGCGTCAATGCGTATCTCAAAGCGGTCAATCCATAA
- a CDS encoding type II toxin-antitoxin system TacA family antitoxin produces the protein MAQHAHTDRSASTRKDDVIQIRAAAELKAMLSRAASLRGQKLSEFMLASARREAEAAILDQRTFFLDAESHEQFLSLLDAPPAPSPALEKLMKREPLWNR, from the coding sequence ATGGCACAGCACGCACATACCGATCGAAGCGCCTCGACGCGTAAGGACGATGTCATCCAGATCAGGGCTGCGGCCGAGCTCAAGGCGATGCTCAGCCGCGCCGCTTCGTTGCGTGGTCAGAAGCTGTCCGAGTTCATGCTCGCGAGCGCGAGGCGGGAAGCCGAAGCCGCGATCCTCGATCAGCGCACTTTTTTCCTGGATGCCGAAAGCCATGAGCAGTTCCTGAGCCTTCTCGATGCGCCGCCCGCGCCGTCGCCAGCCCTTGAAAAGCTGATGAAACGCGAACCACTCTGGAATCGATGA
- a CDS encoding conjugal transfer protein TraH: protein MFARPRAAVRALIALLVATVFSAAPAHAQSWAESWFDNVTYSSPGSFEDQTRGYVTAGGMSGRVDVHNDYLMSVSLPKVRAGCGGIDMFLGGMSFLDPDYLVQKLESILQAAPAVAFQYLLETLDEKMGNIISKMEAATNFLNSIQVNDCRLANRMVQIAKGDDNMSGIIEEMTGYRSVKQGFAKSYQQSREKIEANNNNPTEDLKDALANCPAEVTDIFRTGSLLSHAASRVGAADWASVMRARVGDVYMRWDDGDRVPLFTAIPQCPAQDTESAQDFLTGRVQRRTLNFPPTGADCGQDGSGRGALVLARERMQSIATKIRTRAALSAEEKQFVANVRTLPVYRMLEWGVRQGVVDSVIADTDELVALTLAYQMLNDLTRTIDFTVMNAERGATVAGSADGNNKNVCQTRILSKGIEQLRDLRDEVLRQRAQMRQSYMAALNQANLSANYAGLLRTRDRDARDAAGAAARNQ from the coding sequence ATGTTTGCCAGGCCTCGTGCAGCCGTTCGCGCGCTGATCGCTCTCCTTGTCGCCACGGTTTTCTCCGCGGCGCCCGCCCATGCCCAGAGTTGGGCCGAGAGCTGGTTCGACAACGTCACCTATTCATCCCCCGGCAGCTTCGAGGATCAGACCCGCGGCTATGTGACCGCAGGCGGAATGTCGGGCCGGGTGGACGTCCATAATGACTATCTGATGTCGGTGAGCCTGCCCAAGGTCAGGGCGGGTTGCGGCGGCATCGACATGTTCCTCGGCGGCATGTCGTTCCTCGATCCCGATTATCTGGTCCAGAAGCTGGAGAGCATCCTTCAGGCGGCGCCGGCGGTCGCCTTCCAGTATCTGCTCGAGACGCTCGATGAGAAGATGGGGAACATCATCTCGAAAATGGAAGCGGCCACCAATTTCCTGAACTCGATTCAGGTCAATGACTGCCGTCTCGCCAATCGCATGGTGCAGATCGCGAAGGGCGACGACAATATGTCGGGGATCATCGAGGAGATGACCGGCTATCGCTCGGTCAAGCAAGGATTTGCGAAGAGCTACCAGCAAAGCCGCGAGAAGATCGAGGCGAACAACAACAACCCTACCGAAGACCTGAAGGACGCGCTCGCCAACTGCCCGGCAGAAGTGACCGACATCTTCCGCACCGGGTCGCTGCTTTCTCATGCCGCCTCGCGCGTCGGCGCAGCCGACTGGGCGAGCGTGATGCGCGCCCGGGTCGGCGACGTTTATATGCGCTGGGACGACGGTGACCGCGTGCCCTTGTTCACGGCCATTCCGCAATGCCCCGCACAGGACACGGAAAGCGCGCAGGATTTCCTGACAGGCCGCGTCCAGCGCCGTACGCTCAATTTCCCGCCGACCGGTGCCGACTGCGGGCAGGATGGATCGGGGCGCGGCGCGCTCGTTCTGGCCCGAGAGCGCATGCAGTCGATCGCGACCAAGATCCGCACCCGTGCGGCGCTCTCGGCCGAGGAGAAGCAGTTCGTCGCCAATGTCAGGACGCTTCCGGTCTATCGCATGCTGGAATGGGGCGTTCGTCAGGGCGTCGTCGACTCCGTCATTGCCGATACCGACGAACTGGTGGCCCTCACCCTCGCCTACCAGATGCTCAATGACCTGACCCGCACGATCGACTTCACCGTGATGAACGCCGAGCGCGGCGCGACCGTCGCGGGTTCGGCAGACGGGAACAACAAGAATGTCTGCCAGACGCGGATACTGTCCAAAGGCATCGAGCAGTTACGGGATCTCAGGGACGAGGTGCTGCGCCAGCGCGCGCAGATGCGCCAAAGTTACATGGCCGCTCTCAACCAGGCCAATCTTTCCGCGAACTACGCCGGGCTCCTGCGGACACGCGACCGTGATGCTCGCGACGCCGCCGGCGCCGCTGCCCGCAACCAATAG
- a CDS encoding GNAT family N-acetyltransferase, whose amino-acid sequence MSTRRVTPPERLNVDHEVAAFDNGRHASLNSWLAERALASEGASARTYVVCDAERPRQVVGYYTITTAMEERAALPTARLRKGMPDKVPLLLIARLAVASSFQGLGLGADLLADALRRCAAASEIAGVRAVIVHAIDDEAVGFYARHGFIVSPLGERVLLMPIEAVRAVQG is encoded by the coding sequence ATGTCCACGCGCCGTGTTACGCCGCCCGAACGCCTCAACGTCGATCACGAGGTCGCCGCGTTCGATAATGGGCGCCATGCCTCGCTCAACAGCTGGCTCGCCGAGCGCGCCCTTGCCAGCGAAGGCGCTTCGGCACGCACCTATGTGGTCTGCGATGCCGAGCGGCCCCGTCAGGTGGTCGGCTATTATACGATTACCACCGCGATGGAGGAGCGCGCGGCCTTGCCCACTGCGAGACTGCGCAAGGGTATGCCCGACAAGGTGCCCCTGCTTTTGATCGCGAGGCTGGCCGTTGCATCGAGCTTTCAGGGGCTTGGCCTTGGCGCCGATCTGCTTGCCGATGCCCTGCGCCGCTGTGCTGCCGCCTCGGAGATCGCCGGGGTTCGCGCGGTCATCGTGCACGCGATCGACGACGAAGCCGTCGGCTTCTACGCGCGGCATGGTTTCATCGTCTCGCCGCTGGGAGAGCGCGTTCTGCTCATGCCCATCGAAGCGGTTCGGGCCGTGCAAGGCTAA
- a CDS encoding conjugal transfer protein TraW, translating to MADRLLGRVRRGPILLVLATGNLLAVAVAFAAAGPINSAAPSRSTIGRTWPIAEPDALAEIEAKVATLPSDMSKAFGPRDRWTALKAAPLGIAGADRVRSVVPFYTLDFDITLPDGKTLYPKGFTFNPLTYVKLPQRLVVVHPRELDWALRNARASDFILLSALGTQNGDAIDLSEKTGRPIYILEERVKQRLGLTVAPVIVEQSGTRLVLTEYGPRSRAAAVPPKGATR from the coding sequence ATGGCAGATAGGCTGCTCGGTCGTGTTCGCCGCGGCCCGATACTGCTGGTGCTCGCCACGGGCAATCTGCTGGCTGTCGCAGTTGCATTCGCCGCAGCCGGACCGATCAACAGCGCCGCCCCGTCGCGTAGCACGATCGGGCGGACGTGGCCGATCGCAGAACCTGATGCGCTCGCCGAGATCGAAGCCAAGGTCGCGACGCTTCCGAGCGACATGAGCAAGGCCTTCGGCCCGCGCGACAGGTGGACGGCGCTCAAGGCCGCGCCACTCGGGATTGCCGGCGCCGACCGGGTCCGCAGTGTCGTACCCTTCTATACACTCGATTTCGACATCACCTTGCCCGATGGCAAGACGCTCTATCCCAAGGGCTTCACCTTCAACCCGCTGACCTATGTGAAGCTGCCCCAGCGCCTCGTCGTCGTGCATCCGCGCGAACTCGACTGGGCGCTCCGCAACGCCCGCGCCAGCGATTTCATTCTACTCTCGGCGCTGGGCACGCAAAATGGCGATGCGATCGATCTTAGCGAGAAGACTGGCCGGCCGATCTACATCCTGGAGGAAAGGGTCAAGCAGCGTCTCGGGCTGACGGTGGCGCCGGTCATCGTCGAGCAGTCCGGTACACGGCTCGTTCTCACCGAATATGGGCCCAGGAGCCGCGCCGCTGCCGTTCCGCCAAAAGGAGCGACGCGATGA